In the genome of Anas platyrhynchos isolate ZD024472 breed Pekin duck chromosome 21, IASCAAS_PekinDuck_T2T, whole genome shotgun sequence, one region contains:
- the TTI1 gene encoding TELO2-interacting protein 1 homolog isoform X2, giving the protein MAVFDTPREAFGALRPACVRLTQAQTAENVALLRARLAAVGAAALQELQEYVLYPLRLALTSPGPRRERLVQSAARGLAAVLGATRLRGPELLRELLAELCACLGTPPAPGPAPGPGPAPGAGPASEELKLAVVEALHALIHSADGDVILSLYQPPALHLLGFTVSLLLGLAERERARQLKISALKCLQALVLRCECQQHRQLREDEEQQCGDTFASFLPGVVLALSRVITADIKQGHATTVAALRVFYQVVGLVMADEQLARIPENKEKPSGEQSGVSKLVVHRGPDWSKNTAEKLSLLLHKIVERSSVHSHWKVRLELVELVHHLVRNCRQSLVDSFTHLLKAVVGLVNDENSEVQSRCNEVLQHIAEQQLVAHNRALADVLSENLHSLATALPRLMNSQDDTGKFATLSLLLGYLKLLGPKVNIVLNSASHLHRLSKALMQVLELDVTDVKIVEDRRWGSGSGYEGSLQHGVQKGRCQKKYFRFFTEEKVFQLLQQVCRVLGYYGNLYLLVDHFLGLYSESALYRKQAAMVLNELIAGAAGVGVDVLQQREVPLDGDDIKGAITSVLDEYTDQANWYLVTSIDAEEASQELSVNPSGLAALPGAACGSVLPPPDPCVTTRTMNSNIWQICIQLEGVGCFATVLGKEFRLLLLSALYPVLEKAGDKTLLISETAMGTLVDICEACSYDSVQCLINENSDYLVNGISLNLRHVAHRPHASQVLDTMLRHSDASLLPLVEDVIQDVLSTLDQSYNHQASTFLGVLHSLVAALVKWFGPSRSEEPQRRQAAERQSGTLGQVQAAITGQEVEQFFLDYVRQKQVAEGNLSDSGDEEADEVPPVAKLESSNSDTEGETPLPSHAQLAKDVMGRCIHLLSDRSLRVRLKVLDVLELCVTVLHPHRNHLLPMAHRVWPALVTRLISDDPLAVLRAFKVLCTLAQKCGDFLRQRFSKDVLPKLTSSLLSQAPASARAGPVYSHTLAFKLQLAVLQGLGSLCEKLDMGESDLNKVADACLIYLSAKQPMKLQEAAQSTSVSCRTGSLIEVSPCSEKAARG; this is encoded by the exons ATGGCCGTGTTCGACACCCCCCGCGAGGCCTTCGGCGCCCTGCGGCCCGCCTGCGTGCGGCTGACCCAGGCTCAGACCGCCGAGAACGTGGCGCTGCTGCGGGCCCGGCTGGCGGCGGTGGGCGCGGCGgcgctgcaggagctgcaggagtaCGTCCTGTACCCGCTGCGCCTCGCCCTCACCTCACCGGGACCCCGCCGGGAGCGGCTGGTGCAGAGCGCGGCGCGGGGCCTGGCCGCCGTGCTGGGAGCCACCCGGCTGCGGGGCCCCgagctgctgagggagctcCTGGCCGAGCTCTGCGCCTGCCTCGGCACccccccggcaccgggacccgcaccgggaccgggacccgCACCGGGAGCAGGACCCGCCTCGGAGGAGCTGAAGCTGGCCGTGGTGGAGGCGCTGCACGCCCTGATCCATTCGGCTGACGGGGACGTTATCCTGTCGCTGTACCAGCCGCCGGCCCTGCACCTCCTGGGCTTCACCGTGTCGCTGCTGCTGGGCCTGGCGGAGCGGGAAAGAGCGAGGCAGCTGAAGATCTCCGCGCTGAAGTGCCTGCAGGCCCTCGTCCTGCGGTGCGAGtgtcagcagcacaggcagctccGTGAGGACGAGGAGCAGCAATGTGGGGATACGTTCGCCTCGTTTCTGCCTGGCGTGGTTCTGGCGCTGTCCCGAGTTATTACCGCGGACATCAAACAAGGGCACGCAACCACCGTGGCTGCACTCAGAGTGTTCTACCAGGTTGTTGGCTTGGTTATGGCTGATGAGCAGCTTGCCAGGATCCCAGAGAATAAAGAGAAGCCGTCAGGGGAACAAAGTGGAGTATCGAAACTGGTGGTCCACAGAGGACCTGACTGGAGTAAAAATACCGCAGAAAAACTCTCTCTCCTCTTGCATAAAATTGTTGAACGATCTTCAGTTCACTCGCACTGGAAAGTGAGACTGGAGCTGGTGGAACTCGTCCATCACTTAGTGAGGAACTGCAGGCAGTCACTGGTGGACTCCTTCACTCATCTTCTAAAGGCCGTAGTTGGGCTGGTTAACGACGAAAACAGCGAAGTCCAGAGCAGATGTAACGAGGTTCTGCAGCACATTGCGGAGCAGCAGCTGGTAGCACACAACAGGGCTCTTGCTGATGTTCTCTCGGAGAACCTCCATTCCCTGGCCACAGCTCTGCCTCGCCTGATGAACTCTCAGGACGACACGGGCAAGTTTGCCACTCTGAGCTTATTGCTTGGCTACCTGAAGCTGCTGGGCCCCAAGGTTAACATTGTCCTCAACTCCGCATCCCACCTCCACCGGCTGTCCAAAGCACTGATGCAAGTTCTGGAGCTGGACGTGACGGATGTGAAGATAGTGGAAGACAGGCGCTGGGGCTCTGGGAGCGGGTACGAGGGCTCCTTGCAGCATGGTGTGCAGAAGGGCAGGTgccagaagaaatatttccGCTTCTTCACGGAGGAAAAAGTtttccagctccttcagcaagtttgccgTGTTCTTGGCTACTATGGAAACCTCTACCTGCTGGTGgatcatttcctggggctgtaCAGCGAGTCTGCCCTGTACCGAAAGCAGGCTGCAATGGTCCTCAACGAGCTgattgcaggagctgctggcgtGGGGGTGGATGTGCTTCAGCAAAGGGAAGTTCCACTGGATGGGGATGATATCAAAGGGGCCATAACGTCCGTTCTTGATGAGTACACAGACCAGGCAAACTGGTACTTAGTCACCAGCATTGATGCGGAAGAAGCCAGCCAGGAGCTCTCTGTGAATCCCTCAGGACTTGCTGCCCTCCCAGGGGCTGCGTGCGGCAGCGTTCTGCCACCCCCAGACCCGTGTGTAACAACCCGCACCATGAACAGCAACATCTGGCAGATCTGCATCCAGCTGGAAGGGGTCGGCTGCTTCGCCACAGTCCTCGGCAAAGAATTCCGGTTGCTTCTGCTGTCAGCTCTCTACCCAGTGCTGGAAAAGGCCGGAGACAAGACTCTGCTCATCAGTGAGACGGCGATGGGAACGCTGGTGGACATCTGCGAGGCCTGCAGTTATGACTCTGTGCAGTGCTTGATTAATGAGAACTCTGACTACCTGGTGAACGGGATTTCCCTGAATTTGCGCCACGTGGCACATCGGCCGCACGCGTCCCAGGTGCTGGACACCATGCTGAGGCACTCGGATGCCAGCTTGCTGCCGCTGGTAGAAGACGTCATCCAAGACGTCCTGTCGACGCTAGATCAGTCGTACAATCACCAGGCTTCCACCTTCCTCGGGGTCCTCCACTCGCTCGTGGCAGCTCTAG TCAAGTGGTTCGGGCCGTCCCGCAGCGAGGAGCCCCAACGGAGGCAGGCTGCTGAGAGGCAGAGCGGGACTTTGGGCCAGGTGCAGGCGGCGATAACAGGGCAAGAAGTGGAGCAATTCTTCCTCGACTATGTCAGACAGAAGCAGGTTGCAGAGGGCAACCTTTCTGACTCTGGTGATGAGGAGGCAG atgaGGTTCCCCCTGTTGCTAAACTTGAGTCAAGCAACTCTGACACAGAAGGAGAAACTCCTCTGCCAAGCCACGCTCAGCTGGCCAAAGATGTGATGGGAAGGTGCATCCACTTGCTGTCTGACAGGAGCCTCCGTGTGCGGCTGAAG GTCCTGGACGTGCTGGAGCTCTGTGTAACTGTGCTACATCCTCACAGAAACCATCTGCTTCCCATGGCTCATCGTGTCTGGCCAGCTCTCGTCACCCGGTTGATCAGCGATGACCCTCTGGCAGTGCTGAGAGCCTTCAAG GTGCTGTGTACCCTGGCTCAAAAGTGTGGGGACTTCTTGAGACAGAGATTCTCCAAAGACGTCCTGCCTAAGCTGaccagttccctcctcagccaggCCCCAGCAAGTGCCAGAGCCGGGCCTGTGTACAGTCACACACTTGCCTTCAAGTTacagctggctgtgctgcagggactGGGGTCTCTGTGTGAGAAGCTGGACATGG gTGAGAGCGACCTGAATAAAGTGGCAGATGCTTGCCTGATTTACCTCAGCGCCAAGCAACCCATGAAGTTGCAAGAAGCTGCCCAAAG CACATCTGTGTCCTGTAGAACAGGGTCTCTCATAGAGGTTAGCCCTTGCTCTGAGAAGGCTGCGAGAGGTTAA
- the TTI1 gene encoding TELO2-interacting protein 1 homolog isoform X1 — protein sequence MAVFDTPREAFGALRPACVRLTQAQTAENVALLRARLAAVGAAALQELQEYVLYPLRLALTSPGPRRERLVQSAARGLAAVLGATRLRGPELLRELLAELCACLGTPPAPGPAPGPGPAPGAGPASEELKLAVVEALHALIHSADGDVILSLYQPPALHLLGFTVSLLLGLAERERARQLKISALKCLQALVLRCECQQHRQLREDEEQQCGDTFASFLPGVVLALSRVITADIKQGHATTVAALRVFYQVVGLVMADEQLARIPENKEKPSGEQSGVSKLVVHRGPDWSKNTAEKLSLLLHKIVERSSVHSHWKVRLELVELVHHLVRNCRQSLVDSFTHLLKAVVGLVNDENSEVQSRCNEVLQHIAEQQLVAHNRALADVLSENLHSLATALPRLMNSQDDTGKFATLSLLLGYLKLLGPKVNIVLNSASHLHRLSKALMQVLELDVTDVKIVEDRRWGSGSGYEGSLQHGVQKGRCQKKYFRFFTEEKVFQLLQQVCRVLGYYGNLYLLVDHFLGLYSESALYRKQAAMVLNELIAGAAGVGVDVLQQREVPLDGDDIKGAITSVLDEYTDQANWYLVTSIDAEEASQELSVNPSGLAALPGAACGSVLPPPDPCVTTRTMNSNIWQICIQLEGVGCFATVLGKEFRLLLLSALYPVLEKAGDKTLLISETAMGTLVDICEACSYDSVQCLINENSDYLVNGISLNLRHVAHRPHASQVLDTMLRHSDASLLPLVEDVIQDVLSTLDQSYNHQASTFLGVLHSLVAALVKWFGPSRSEEPQRRQAAERQSGTLGQVQAAITGQEVEQFFLDYVRQKQVAEGNLSDSGDEEADEVPPVAKLESSNSDTEGETPLPSHAQLAKDVMGRCIHLLSDRSLRVRLKVLDVLELCVTVLHPHRNHLLPMAHRVWPALVTRLISDDPLAVLRAFKVLCTLAQKCGDFLRQRFSKDVLPKLTSSLLSQAPASARAGPVYSHTLAFKLQLAVLQGLGSLCEKLDMGESDLNKVADACLIYLSAKQPMKLQEAAQSVFLHLMHVDPDSTWLLLNEVCCPQLYEPPHASLQPVKLRGMGRPRNEFTDNVLLLLEKLQHQESRVLQAGTQEASPA from the exons ATGGCCGTGTTCGACACCCCCCGCGAGGCCTTCGGCGCCCTGCGGCCCGCCTGCGTGCGGCTGACCCAGGCTCAGACCGCCGAGAACGTGGCGCTGCTGCGGGCCCGGCTGGCGGCGGTGGGCGCGGCGgcgctgcaggagctgcaggagtaCGTCCTGTACCCGCTGCGCCTCGCCCTCACCTCACCGGGACCCCGCCGGGAGCGGCTGGTGCAGAGCGCGGCGCGGGGCCTGGCCGCCGTGCTGGGAGCCACCCGGCTGCGGGGCCCCgagctgctgagggagctcCTGGCCGAGCTCTGCGCCTGCCTCGGCACccccccggcaccgggacccgcaccgggaccgggacccgCACCGGGAGCAGGACCCGCCTCGGAGGAGCTGAAGCTGGCCGTGGTGGAGGCGCTGCACGCCCTGATCCATTCGGCTGACGGGGACGTTATCCTGTCGCTGTACCAGCCGCCGGCCCTGCACCTCCTGGGCTTCACCGTGTCGCTGCTGCTGGGCCTGGCGGAGCGGGAAAGAGCGAGGCAGCTGAAGATCTCCGCGCTGAAGTGCCTGCAGGCCCTCGTCCTGCGGTGCGAGtgtcagcagcacaggcagctccGTGAGGACGAGGAGCAGCAATGTGGGGATACGTTCGCCTCGTTTCTGCCTGGCGTGGTTCTGGCGCTGTCCCGAGTTATTACCGCGGACATCAAACAAGGGCACGCAACCACCGTGGCTGCACTCAGAGTGTTCTACCAGGTTGTTGGCTTGGTTATGGCTGATGAGCAGCTTGCCAGGATCCCAGAGAATAAAGAGAAGCCGTCAGGGGAACAAAGTGGAGTATCGAAACTGGTGGTCCACAGAGGACCTGACTGGAGTAAAAATACCGCAGAAAAACTCTCTCTCCTCTTGCATAAAATTGTTGAACGATCTTCAGTTCACTCGCACTGGAAAGTGAGACTGGAGCTGGTGGAACTCGTCCATCACTTAGTGAGGAACTGCAGGCAGTCACTGGTGGACTCCTTCACTCATCTTCTAAAGGCCGTAGTTGGGCTGGTTAACGACGAAAACAGCGAAGTCCAGAGCAGATGTAACGAGGTTCTGCAGCACATTGCGGAGCAGCAGCTGGTAGCACACAACAGGGCTCTTGCTGATGTTCTCTCGGAGAACCTCCATTCCCTGGCCACAGCTCTGCCTCGCCTGATGAACTCTCAGGACGACACGGGCAAGTTTGCCACTCTGAGCTTATTGCTTGGCTACCTGAAGCTGCTGGGCCCCAAGGTTAACATTGTCCTCAACTCCGCATCCCACCTCCACCGGCTGTCCAAAGCACTGATGCAAGTTCTGGAGCTGGACGTGACGGATGTGAAGATAGTGGAAGACAGGCGCTGGGGCTCTGGGAGCGGGTACGAGGGCTCCTTGCAGCATGGTGTGCAGAAGGGCAGGTgccagaagaaatatttccGCTTCTTCACGGAGGAAAAAGTtttccagctccttcagcaagtttgccgTGTTCTTGGCTACTATGGAAACCTCTACCTGCTGGTGgatcatttcctggggctgtaCAGCGAGTCTGCCCTGTACCGAAAGCAGGCTGCAATGGTCCTCAACGAGCTgattgcaggagctgctggcgtGGGGGTGGATGTGCTTCAGCAAAGGGAAGTTCCACTGGATGGGGATGATATCAAAGGGGCCATAACGTCCGTTCTTGATGAGTACACAGACCAGGCAAACTGGTACTTAGTCACCAGCATTGATGCGGAAGAAGCCAGCCAGGAGCTCTCTGTGAATCCCTCAGGACTTGCTGCCCTCCCAGGGGCTGCGTGCGGCAGCGTTCTGCCACCCCCAGACCCGTGTGTAACAACCCGCACCATGAACAGCAACATCTGGCAGATCTGCATCCAGCTGGAAGGGGTCGGCTGCTTCGCCACAGTCCTCGGCAAAGAATTCCGGTTGCTTCTGCTGTCAGCTCTCTACCCAGTGCTGGAAAAGGCCGGAGACAAGACTCTGCTCATCAGTGAGACGGCGATGGGAACGCTGGTGGACATCTGCGAGGCCTGCAGTTATGACTCTGTGCAGTGCTTGATTAATGAGAACTCTGACTACCTGGTGAACGGGATTTCCCTGAATTTGCGCCACGTGGCACATCGGCCGCACGCGTCCCAGGTGCTGGACACCATGCTGAGGCACTCGGATGCCAGCTTGCTGCCGCTGGTAGAAGACGTCATCCAAGACGTCCTGTCGACGCTAGATCAGTCGTACAATCACCAGGCTTCCACCTTCCTCGGGGTCCTCCACTCGCTCGTGGCAGCTCTAG TCAAGTGGTTCGGGCCGTCCCGCAGCGAGGAGCCCCAACGGAGGCAGGCTGCTGAGAGGCAGAGCGGGACTTTGGGCCAGGTGCAGGCGGCGATAACAGGGCAAGAAGTGGAGCAATTCTTCCTCGACTATGTCAGACAGAAGCAGGTTGCAGAGGGCAACCTTTCTGACTCTGGTGATGAGGAGGCAG atgaGGTTCCCCCTGTTGCTAAACTTGAGTCAAGCAACTCTGACACAGAAGGAGAAACTCCTCTGCCAAGCCACGCTCAGCTGGCCAAAGATGTGATGGGAAGGTGCATCCACTTGCTGTCTGACAGGAGCCTCCGTGTGCGGCTGAAG GTCCTGGACGTGCTGGAGCTCTGTGTAACTGTGCTACATCCTCACAGAAACCATCTGCTTCCCATGGCTCATCGTGTCTGGCCAGCTCTCGTCACCCGGTTGATCAGCGATGACCCTCTGGCAGTGCTGAGAGCCTTCAAG GTGCTGTGTACCCTGGCTCAAAAGTGTGGGGACTTCTTGAGACAGAGATTCTCCAAAGACGTCCTGCCTAAGCTGaccagttccctcctcagccaggCCCCAGCAAGTGCCAGAGCCGGGCCTGTGTACAGTCACACACTTGCCTTCAAGTTacagctggctgtgctgcagggactGGGGTCTCTGTGTGAGAAGCTGGACATGG gTGAGAGCGACCTGAATAAAGTGGCAGATGCTTGCCTGATTTACCTCAGCGCCAAGCAACCCATGAAGTTGCAAGAAGCTGCCCAAAG